In Nakamurella antarctica, the following are encoded in one genomic region:
- the sdhA gene encoding succinate dehydrogenase flavoprotein subunit, which translates to MRAAIESSGRARTAVLTKLYPTRSHTGAAQGGMCAALANVEDDNWEWHTFDTVKGGDYLVDQDAAEIMCREAIDAVYDLERMGLPFNRTPEGRIDQRRFGGHTRNHGEAAVRRACYAADRTGHMILQTLYQNCVKQGVEFFNEFYVLDIMLTDDPENPGEQICTGAVAYELATGEIHVFHAKAVIFATGGAGKVFKTTSNAHTLTGDGMGVVFRKGLPLEDMEFYQFHPTGLAGLGILLTEGARGEGAILRNESGERFMERYAPTIKDLAPRDIVARSMVLEVLEGRGGGPHKDYVYLDCTHLGAEVLETKLPDITEFARTYLGVDPVTEPVPVFPTAHYAMGGIPTTVNGEVLRDTDHVVRGLYAAGECACVSVHGSNRLGTNSLLDINVFGKRSGIAAAEYSKTVDFQPDAELPADTVISMVENLRNATGGERVADLRIALQATMDANSAVYRTEETLKQALTDVQLLKERYSNVSVQDKGQRFNTDLLEGIELGFLLELAEVMVVSALNRKESRGGHAREDYPSRDDTNYMRHTMAYKEGSELISDIRLGWKPVVQTRYQPMERKY; encoded by the coding sequence ATGCGCGCTGCCATTGAATCCTCAGGACGGGCTCGCACCGCCGTCCTAACAAAGCTCTACCCCACGCGGTCGCACACAGGCGCGGCTCAGGGCGGCATGTGCGCCGCTCTGGCTAACGTCGAGGACGACAACTGGGAGTGGCACACGTTCGACACCGTCAAGGGTGGCGACTACCTAGTCGACCAAGACGCCGCCGAGATCATGTGCCGCGAAGCTATTGACGCGGTCTACGACCTGGAGCGGATGGGGCTGCCATTCAACCGCACCCCCGAGGGTCGGATTGACCAGCGCCGCTTCGGTGGCCACACCCGCAACCATGGTGAAGCGGCTGTGCGTCGCGCGTGCTACGCCGCGGACCGCACCGGCCACATGATCCTGCAGACCCTTTACCAAAACTGCGTCAAGCAAGGCGTGGAATTCTTTAACGAGTTCTACGTTCTCGACATCATGCTCACCGACGACCCGGAGAACCCGGGCGAGCAGATCTGCACCGGCGCTGTCGCCTACGAGCTGGCCACCGGAGAGATCCACGTCTTCCACGCCAAGGCCGTCATCTTTGCCACCGGCGGCGCAGGCAAAGTCTTCAAGACCACGTCGAATGCGCACACCCTGACCGGTGACGGGATGGGTGTCGTGTTCCGCAAGGGCCTGCCCCTGGAAGACATGGAGTTCTACCAGTTCCATCCGACAGGTCTGGCTGGTCTGGGTATTTTGCTGACCGAGGGCGCACGCGGCGAAGGCGCGATCCTGCGGAACGAATCCGGCGAACGCTTCATGGAGCGCTACGCACCCACCATTAAAGATCTTGCACCGCGCGACATTGTCGCCCGGTCAATGGTTCTCGAGGTCTTGGAGGGCCGAGGCGGTGGGCCCCACAAGGACTACGTCTACTTGGACTGCACCCACCTCGGCGCAGAGGTACTCGAGACCAAACTGCCCGACATCACCGAATTCGCCCGGACCTACCTCGGCGTGGATCCGGTTACCGAACCTGTCCCGGTGTTCCCCACCGCGCACTACGCCATGGGCGGCATTCCCACCACTGTCAACGGCGAGGTATTGCGCGACACCGATCACGTGGTGAGGGGCCTCTATGCGGCTGGCGAATGTGCGTGCGTGTCGGTCCACGGCTCCAACCGCCTCGGCACCAACTCACTGCTGGACATCAACGTATTCGGTAAGCGCAGCGGCATTGCTGCCGCCGAGTACTCCAAGACGGTCGACTTCCAACCGGACGCCGAATTGCCCGCGGACACGGTCATCTCGATGGTCGAAAACCTTCGCAACGCCACGGGTGGCGAGCGTGTTGCGGACCTGCGCATCGCGCTGCAGGCCACGATGGACGCCAACTCCGCCGTCTACCGCACGGAAGAGACGCTGAAGCAGGCGCTCACTGACGTGCAGTTGCTCAAGGAGCGGTACTCGAACGTCTCGGTCCAGGACAAGGGCCAACGCTTCAACACCGACCTGTTGGAAGGTATTGAGCTGGGCTTCCTCCTCGAGCTCGCCGAAGTAATGGTAGTTAGTGCATTGAACCGCAAGGAATCTCGTGGTGGTCACGCACGTGAGGACTACCCGAGCCGCGACGACACCAACTACATGCGGCACACCATGGCCTATAAGGAAGGTTCGGAGCTTATTTCCGACATCCGTCTGGGGTGGAAGCCCGTGGTACAGACCCGCTACCAGCCAATGGAGCGTAAGTACTAG
- a CDS encoding succinate dehydrogenase iron-sulfur subunit, with amino-acid sequence MITVKLQRFNPEIDDAPHMESYRIPALPTDRILNLLHYIKWYIDGSLAFRRSCAHGICGSDAMRINGRNRLGCKVLVKDLITDKVNEMTIEPIKGLPLHKDLIVDMEPFFDAFRSVMPYMVTHGNEPSREWVQSIEDRERFDDTTKCIMCACCTTSCPVYWSADNYVGPAAIVAAHRFIFDSRDQAADERLEILSDAEGVWRCRTTFNCTDACPRGIQVTQAIQEVKRALMFRRI; translated from the coding sequence ATGATCACGGTGAAGCTACAGCGCTTCAACCCGGAAATCGACGATGCACCGCATATGGAGTCCTATCGGATTCCCGCGTTGCCCACGGACCGGATTCTGAACCTGCTGCACTACATCAAGTGGTACATCGATGGTTCGCTGGCCTTTCGCCGATCGTGTGCGCACGGTATTTGCGGCTCGGACGCGATGCGGATTAATGGTCGGAACCGGCTTGGCTGCAAGGTGCTGGTCAAGGATCTCATCACTGACAAGGTGAACGAGATGACGATCGAGCCGATCAAGGGTCTTCCCCTGCACAAGGACCTGATCGTCGACATGGAGCCGTTCTTCGACGCCTTCCGTTCGGTGATGCCGTACATGGTTACCCACGGCAACGAACCGTCCAGAGAATGGGTGCAGTCCATCGAGGACCGCGAGCGGTTCGACGACACCACCAAGTGCATCATGTGTGCGTGCTGCACCACCTCGTGCCCCGTGTACTGGAGCGCCGACAACTATGTGGGCCCAGCAGCTATCGTGGCTGCGCATCGGTTCATCTTTGATTCCCGCGACCAGGCGGCCGACGAAAGGCTTGAGATTCTTTCTGACGCCGAGGGAGTCTGGCGTTGCCGGACCACCTTCAACTGCACCGATGCCTGCCCGCGCGGGATCCAGGTCACTCAGGCTATTCAAGAAGTGAAGCGTGCGTTGATGTTCCGACGCATCTGA
- a CDS encoding D-alanyl-D-alanine carboxypeptidase family protein, protein MSAYPRLSSFPAVLACALAIGMGSQAPAFAGDAYLPPSVTVSAADTSGCPQRDTPPPAIDTSEDVAPGQTTPAPLPVPEPAIGELSGATCGYLLPTDSPDLPSDISASAWLVADLDSGQILGAKDVHGRYRPASTLKLLTALTMLTNLPDLNQVVTGSNEDAQQEGSRVGIGEGGKYTVGQLLLFMMMGSGNDTAFALARANGGYDKTVADMNAQAAALGAADTRASTVSGLDGAGQMTSVYDLGLIIRAAMAHPAFPPLISTPYSTVPGFGTEPEFGIANDNKLLLNYPGALGGKTGFTDDAGNTYVGLAERDGRRLLVTMLGGSQQPRRQWMQAASLLDWGFSLAAPKVPAAVPWLGRLVNSASDGSEIDKPSLPTTPDTPGAISTDAVGVADETSSVPPSAPTAGAALPQTNPGASSWDSLRWVVATGIVVVGLGGAVMLAARRRS, encoded by the coding sequence ATGTCTGCTTATCCCCGCCTTAGTTCGTTTCCAGCCGTGCTTGCCTGCGCCCTTGCCATCGGAATGGGTTCACAGGCCCCAGCTTTCGCTGGCGACGCGTACTTGCCGCCATCGGTCACCGTGAGCGCTGCGGATACTTCCGGTTGTCCGCAGCGCGACACGCCGCCGCCAGCCATCGACACGTCCGAAGATGTTGCCCCGGGCCAAACGACGCCCGCTCCACTGCCGGTGCCGGAACCGGCCATCGGGGAGCTCAGCGGTGCCACTTGCGGATACTTGTTGCCTACTGATTCGCCCGACCTGCCGTCTGATATTTCCGCCAGCGCCTGGCTCGTCGCCGACTTAGACTCCGGACAAATCCTTGGCGCCAAAGATGTGCACGGGCGGTACCGGCCCGCGTCCACACTTAAACTCCTGACCGCCCTGACGATGCTCACCAATCTGCCCGACCTCAACCAGGTGGTGACCGGGAGTAACGAGGACGCCCAGCAAGAAGGTTCGCGCGTTGGCATCGGCGAGGGTGGCAAGTACACCGTTGGCCAGCTGCTGCTATTCATGATGATGGGCTCTGGCAACGACACCGCTTTCGCTCTCGCGCGCGCCAACGGGGGCTACGACAAGACCGTGGCCGACATGAACGCCCAGGCAGCAGCTTTGGGCGCCGCCGACACCCGAGCCAGTACCGTGTCCGGCCTGGACGGAGCGGGACAGATGACATCGGTGTACGACCTCGGTCTCATCATCCGTGCCGCAATGGCACACCCAGCCTTCCCACCTCTGATCTCCACCCCCTATTCCACCGTGCCAGGATTTGGCACCGAACCCGAGTTCGGTATCGCCAACGACAACAAGCTGCTGCTGAACTACCCTGGCGCGCTAGGAGGCAAGACCGGGTTCACCGACGATGCCGGCAACACCTACGTGGGCCTCGCCGAGCGAGACGGCCGACGCCTCCTCGTCACCATGCTCGGCGGCAGCCAGCAGCCGCGCCGGCAATGGATGCAGGCAGCATCTCTGCTGGATTGGGGGTTCTCACTTGCCGCGCCCAAAGTGCCGGCAGCTGTCCCGTGGCTCGGACGCCTGGTGAACTCTGCGAGCGACGGGTCTGAGATCGACAAACCCTCCCTACCAACCACTCCCGACACACCTGGTGCAATTTCCACTGATGCTGTAGGTGTGGCCGATGAGACTTCAAGTGTCCCGCCCTCGGCGCCCACCGCTGGCGCAGCGTTACCGCAAACCAACCCTGGAGCCTCGTCGTGGGACTCGCTGCGCTGGGTAGTAGCGACCGGAATTGTGGTGGTGGGCCTGGGTGGCGCAGTAATGCTCGCTGCGAGGCGTCGAAGCTAG
- a CDS encoding ArgE/DapE family deacylase, whose protein sequence is MTLTPAQNAVLNAIDESALVAELVNLIRVPSVTGTDAESELQHRSAAQLTELGLDVDLWKINLEELAADPRFPGSEAERLEGYGVVGVTGPGVPALVLQGHVDVVPIGDETKWTEDPFSGEIIGGALHGRGACDMKAGVATNLAVIRAIYASGVTLERPLALHTVVSEEDGGLGAFATLLRGHTGDAAVIPEPTSGRIITANAGALTFELTVAGRAAHGSARLEGVSAFDAFLPINAAIFELEARRNENPDPLFAGNPLPYPIAIGTLQAGDWSSSVPDRLTAHGRYGVRLDEDPDVARAEFAEAIAAACAKDAWLRDNPVQIKWDGGQFNSGRIPQGHELIAQMSDAVVAIGGFAPDQAAAPYGSDLRLYNSIGGIPTLHYGPGDVRMAHAPREQVDIAEVIRVTRALAVLAVQRCGAHL, encoded by the coding sequence ATGACCCTGACTCCGGCGCAGAATGCCGTCCTGAATGCCATCGACGAATCGGCCCTCGTCGCCGAATTGGTGAACCTGATCCGAGTGCCCAGCGTGACGGGAACCGACGCCGAGTCAGAACTTCAGCACCGCAGCGCCGCTCAGTTAACCGAGCTGGGTCTTGACGTCGATCTCTGGAAAATCAACCTCGAGGAATTGGCGGCAGATCCCCGCTTCCCCGGGAGCGAAGCGGAGCGCCTGGAGGGGTATGGCGTCGTGGGCGTCACCGGCCCGGGCGTCCCCGCTCTCGTACTGCAGGGGCATGTGGATGTGGTTCCGATCGGCGACGAAACTAAGTGGACCGAAGACCCGTTCAGCGGGGAGATTATTGGCGGCGCACTCCATGGCCGCGGGGCCTGCGATATGAAGGCCGGGGTCGCCACCAACCTCGCCGTTATCCGGGCCATTTACGCCAGCGGCGTCACGCTCGAACGCCCGTTGGCGCTGCACACGGTTGTGAGCGAAGAAGACGGCGGTCTGGGCGCGTTTGCCACCCTGCTCCGCGGCCACACCGGCGACGCTGCCGTCATCCCCGAGCCCACGTCCGGCCGTATTATCACCGCCAACGCGGGGGCCCTCACGTTTGAGCTCACCGTCGCGGGCCGCGCGGCACATGGCAGCGCGCGGCTCGAGGGCGTCAGTGCCTTCGATGCCTTCCTCCCGATCAACGCGGCGATCTTCGAACTCGAAGCGCGGCGCAACGAAAACCCCGATCCGCTCTTCGCGGGCAACCCGTTGCCGTACCCGATCGCCATCGGCACCCTGCAGGCTGGCGACTGGTCCAGCTCCGTCCCGGATCGATTGACCGCGCACGGTCGCTACGGTGTCCGCCTCGACGAAGATCCGGATGTGGCCCGCGCCGAATTTGCCGAGGCGATCGCTGCCGCGTGCGCGAAAGATGCGTGGCTACGCGATAACCCGGTGCAGATTAAGTGGGACGGCGGTCAATTCAACAGCGGTCGTATCCCGCAAGGCCACGAACTGATCGCTCAGATGAGCGACGCGGTGGTCGCCATTGGCGGCTTTGCACCCGACCAAGCAGCGGCCCCCTATGGCAGCGACCTGCGTCTGTACAACAGCATCGGCGGTATCCCCACCCTGCACTACGGGCCGGGCGACGTGCGGATGGCGCACGCGCCGCGGGAACAGGTCGATATCGCCGAAGTGATCCGCGTAACGCGGGCGCTCGCAGTACTAGCCGTGCAGCGGTGCGGGGCGCACCTCTAG